One region of Saprospiraceae bacterium genomic DNA includes:
- a CDS encoding DUF4159 domain-containing protein, with translation MRYILFALPFLLATAFKSPIPIPHAHPPTLKLALLKYSGGGDWYNDVNSLKNLAKFCNDNLRTNFDLEYATVEPGSADIFNYPIVYATGHGNMLFNDLEARNLRAYLEGGGFLILNDDYGLDPFVRPAMKKVFPELDFVELPFSHPIYHQKYEFKNGMPKIHEHDGKPAQGFGLIWQGRLICFYNYETDLGDGWDDVHNDPPEIRQKALQMGANIVQFAFTQ, from the coding sequence ATGCGCTACATACTTTTTGCTCTTCCTTTCTTGTTGGCTACTGCCTTCAAATCCCCAATCCCCATTCCCCATGCCCACCCACCCACGCTCAAACTCGCCCTCCTCAAATACTCCGGCGGCGGCGACTGGTACAACGATGTGAACTCGCTAAAAAACTTGGCCAAGTTTTGCAACGACAACCTACGCACCAACTTCGACCTTGAATACGCCACCGTGGAGCCGGGTAGCGCCGACATTTTCAACTACCCCATCGTGTATGCCACAGGGCACGGCAATATGCTCTTCAACGACCTCGAAGCCCGCAACCTCCGCGCCTACCTCGAAGGCGGCGGCTTCCTCATCCTCAACGACGACTACGGCCTCGACCCCTTCGTGCGCCCCGCCATGAAAAAAGTGTTCCCCGAACTCGACTTCGTGGAGCTGCCCTTTAGCCATCCCATCTACCATCAGAAATACGAATTCAAAAACGGGATGCCAAAAATCCACGAACACGACGGCAAACCCGCGCAAGGCTTCGGACTTATCTGGCAAGGCCGCCTCATCTGCTTCTACAACTACGAGACCGACCTCGGCGACGGCTGGGACGACGTGCACAACGACCCGCCAGAGATCCGTCAAAAAGCCCTGCAAATGGGCGCCAACATCGTTCAATTCGCCTTTACTCAATAG
- a CDS encoding carboxymuconolactone decarboxylase family protein, protein MSLVTEFNDYRARMNERILAHDNKVIKRFWSLDNQTYQAGALDVRTKEMLGLVASMVLRCDDCIKYHLGKCHELDVTTDQIFEIFAVANMVGGSICIPHTRRAVEYWEELKGI, encoded by the coding sequence ATGTCTCTCGTCACCGAATTCAACGACTACCGCGCCCGCATGAACGAGCGCATTTTGGCTCACGACAACAAAGTAATCAAACGATTCTGGAGCCTCGACAACCAAACCTACCAAGCGGGCGCGCTCGATGTGCGCACCAAGGAAATGCTCGGCCTCGTGGCCTCCATGGTGCTGCGCTGCGACGACTGCATCAAGTATCACCTCGGCAAATGCCACGAACTCGATGTCACCACCGACCAGATTTTCGAGATTTTCGCCGTCGCCAACATGGTGGGCGGGTCCATTTGCATCCCCCACACCCGCCGCGCCGTCGAGTATTGGGAGGAATTAAAAGGAATTTGA
- the dtd gene encoding D-tyrosyl-tRNA(Tyr) deacylase produces the protein MRVVVQRVSQASVVIDHQEKSRIGWGLLILLGIEQDDSEEDIEWLSKKIAALRIFSDEDGLMNKSVQDIAGEMLVVSQFTLHASTKKGNRPSFIKAARPEKAIPMYERFVEVLQRESGRPVLTGEFGADMKVSLLNDGPVTILMDSKQRE, from the coding sequence ATGCGTGTTGTTGTTCAGAGGGTCTCACAGGCCTCCGTAGTCATTGACCATCAGGAAAAGTCCCGCATCGGATGGGGGCTGCTCATCCTGCTCGGCATTGAGCAGGACGATTCGGAAGAGGACATCGAATGGCTCAGCAAAAAAATAGCTGCCCTGCGTATTTTTTCCGATGAAGATGGCCTGATGAACAAGTCGGTGCAAGACATTGCGGGAGAGATGCTCGTGGTGAGTCAGTTCACCCTGCATGCAAGCACGAAAAAAGGCAACCGCCCCTCGTTCATCAAAGCTGCGCGACCCGAAAAGGCGATTCCGATGTATGAGCGATTTGTGGAAGTGCTCCAGCGCGAGTCAGGGAGGCCCGTGCTGACGGGCGAGTTTGGTGCCGACATGAAAGTATCGCTGCTGAACGACGGCCCTGTGACGATTTTGATGGACTCGAAACAACGGGAATAA
- the hisS gene encoding histidine--tRNA ligase — MQKPSLPEGTRDFGPEQVRKRTFIFDTIRSVFVKFGFQPLETPAMENLSTLTGKYGDEGDKLLFKILNNGDFLKEANQEALAAKDSNKLTPSIAKRGLRYDLTVPFARYVVMNRHALAFPFKRYQIQPVWRADRPQRGRYREFFQCDADVIGSDSLLYEAELTQIYDEAFARLGVPVVIKINNRKILFGIAEAAGIADKFMDMTVAIDKLDKVGIEGVREELTGRGISEKAVSMIEKMLGVGDLDALKPFFAKSETGQKGVEELARVFRLLEKTNLTNEVKFDITLARGLTYYTGCIFEVAAKNFKMGSIGGGGRYADLTGVFGVPGLSGVGISFGADRIYDVMEGLNLFPETLTESVKIMLASFDEPTFEYAFQCVTALRQAGVAAELYPEPGKLKKQFEYVAKRNIPYIAIAGETEMQSGTLTVKNQKTGEQEVMGVGEIVTLLASLL, encoded by the coding sequence ATGCAAAAACCTTCCCTACCCGAAGGCACCCGCGACTTTGGCCCAGAACAGGTGCGCAAACGGACCTTTATTTTTGACACGATTCGCTCGGTGTTTGTCAAGTTCGGCTTCCAACCGTTGGAAACGCCCGCGATGGAAAACCTCTCGACGCTCACCGGCAAATACGGCGACGAGGGCGACAAACTTTTGTTCAAAATCCTCAACAACGGCGATTTCCTGAAAGAGGCGAACCAAGAGGCGCTGGCTGCCAAAGACTCGAACAAACTCACGCCGAGCATCGCCAAACGCGGCCTGCGTTACGACCTCACCGTGCCTTTCGCCCGCTATGTGGTGATGAATCGCCACGCGCTCGCTTTCCCCTTCAAACGCTACCAAATCCAGCCCGTGTGGCGCGCCGACCGACCGCAACGAGGCCGCTACCGCGAGTTTTTCCAGTGCGACGCCGATGTCATCGGCTCGGACAGTTTACTCTACGAGGCCGAACTGACGCAGATTTACGACGAGGCGTTTGCTCGTCTGGGCGTTCCGGTCGTCATCAAAATCAACAACCGCAAAATCCTGTTTGGCATCGCAGAAGCTGCCGGTATCGCCGACAAATTCATGGACATGACGGTGGCGATTGACAAGTTGGACAAGGTGGGCATCGAGGGTGTGCGCGAAGAACTGACCGGGCGTGGCATTTCCGAAAAGGCTGTTTCGATGATTGAAAAAATGTTGGGAGTCGGTGACTTGGACGCGCTTAAACCTTTTTTTGCGAAAAGCGAGACAGGCCAAAAAGGCGTGGAAGAACTCGCCCGCGTGTTCCGTCTTTTGGAAAAAACGAACTTGACGAACGAAGTCAAATTCGACATCACGCTGGCGCGGGGGTTGACTTACTACACGGGCTGCATTTTTGAGGTCGCCGCCAAAAATTTCAAAATGGGCAGCATCGGCGGCGGCGGTCGCTACGCCGATTTGACGGGCGTGTTCGGCGTGCCGGGGCTGTCGGGCGTAGGCATTTCTTTCGGCGCCGACCGCATCTACGACGTGATGGAGGGGCTGAATTTGTTCCCCGAAACACTGACCGAAAGCGTGAAAATCATGCTCGCCTCTTTCGACGAACCGACGTTCGAGTATGCTTTTCAATGCGTCACCGCGCTCCGGCAGGCAGGGGTGGCCGCCGAACTTTACCCCGAACCGGGCAAGTTGAAAAAGCAGTTCGAGTACGTCGCCAAGCGCAACATCCCCTACATCGCCATCGCGGGCGAGACGGAAATGCAGAGCGGGACTTTGACGGTGAAAAATCAGAAAACGGGGGAGCAGGAGGTGATGGGGGTGGGGGAGATTGTAACCTTACTTGCATCTTTGCTTTAG
- a CDS encoding DUF2306 domain-containing protein, which yields MRQHNRRPLSIALGTVILLALSITAYSARFLDGERKSFLFLKSDTLWESPSWKLAFYLHVVGGMVALTIGGFQFVRRWRDGNLRRHRRAGTIYFLAVLGSGLAGLYLALHATGGLVAQLGFTGLATAWLSTGFVAYKAARQRDIRQHERWMTRNYAVTFAAVTLRIWLPLLIGALGLTFMEAYKIVSWLCWVPNLLFAEMLIRRNNIGGAANA from the coding sequence ATGCGACAACACAACCGCCGACCGCTCTCCATTGCGCTTGGAACAGTGATTCTTCTTGCGTTGAGCATCACTGCTTATTCCGCGCGATTCCTCGACGGCGAGCGCAAAAGTTTTTTGTTCCTGAAAAGCGACACGCTCTGGGAAAGCCCCTCTTGGAAACTCGCCTTCTACCTTCATGTCGTCGGCGGCATGGTAGCCTTGACCATCGGAGGGTTCCAGTTTGTGCGTCGTTGGCGCGACGGCAACCTGCGTCGGCACCGACGCGCCGGCACGATTTATTTCTTGGCGGTGTTAGGCAGCGGATTGGCTGGCCTCTATCTTGCATTGCACGCTACGGGAGGCTTGGTCGCGCAACTGGGATTCACGGGATTGGCCACCGCATGGCTCAGCACTGGCTTTGTTGCCTACAAAGCGGCCCGTCAACGCGACATCAGGCAGCACGAGCGATGGATGACCCGCAATTATGCCGTCACTTTCGCCGCCGTCACCCTTCGGATTTGGCTGCCGCTCTTGATAGGCGCGCTGGGATTGACCTTCATGGAGGCGTACAAAATCGTGTCGTGGCTATGCTGGGTGCCCAACCTGCTTTTTGCGGAAATGCTGATTCGACGCAACAACATCGGCGGCGCTGCGAACGCCTGA
- a CDS encoding M3 family oligoendopeptidase has protein sequence MSFETFTYVRPEITTVSQNFEKHLLRFQNAQSADEQSDSLSQLNRVREEFWTMYNLCYIRHTSDTTNKFYEQENEYFDENLPSFEELNNRFFQALLDSPFRHILEQKFGGQLFTLAELSLKTFKPSILEDLQQENTLSTEYTKLKAQAKIEFRGKTYNLSSIHPLELSDDRETRKNATEAKWGFFAQNAPAMEHIFDKMVKVRHRIARELGYKNFVQVGYARMRRSDYTPDMVANFRRQVREVIVPLASELYERQRKRLGIEKLKYYDEEYKFPSGNPKPLGTPDEIVASAAKMYRELSPETDTFFQFMQNTRLMDLVNRDGKATGGYCTYMSKFGAPFIFSNFNGTSGDIDVLTHEAGHAFQVWSSSAFPFEEYHWPTNDAAEIHSMSMEFFTWRWMPLFFGDQTDKYYFMHLSGAIQFLPYGVAVDEFQHIIYQNPGMTPSERNAAWRVLEETYLPHRDYDGHPHLEAGRLWQKQSHIFNSPFYYIDYTLAQICAFQFWMKDRQDHQAAWSDYVRLCKAGGSQSFLQLVKLAGLRSPFEDGCVESIVGEIRRFLEGVDDSRF, from the coding sequence ATGAGCTTTGAAACCTTTACCTACGTGCGTCCCGAAATAACCACGGTGTCGCAAAATTTTGAAAAACACCTGCTCCGTTTTCAAAACGCTCAATCTGCCGACGAGCAAAGCGACAGCCTCAGCCAACTCAATCGAGTGCGCGAAGAGTTCTGGACGATGTACAACCTCTGCTACATCCGCCACACCTCCGATACCACCAACAAATTCTACGAGCAGGAAAACGAATACTTCGACGAGAACCTGCCTTCTTTCGAGGAGCTCAACAACCGTTTCTTCCAAGCATTGCTCGATTCGCCTTTCAGACACATTTTGGAACAAAAATTCGGCGGGCAGCTTTTCACGCTGGCCGAGCTCTCGCTCAAAACATTCAAACCCTCCATCCTCGAGGACTTGCAGCAAGAAAACACGCTTAGCACCGAATACACCAAACTGAAGGCGCAGGCCAAAATCGAGTTCAGGGGCAAAACCTACAACCTGAGCAGTATCCACCCCCTCGAACTTTCGGACGACCGCGAGACGCGCAAAAATGCCACCGAGGCAAAATGGGGCTTTTTCGCCCAAAACGCCCCCGCTATGGAGCATATTTTTGATAAAATGGTGAAAGTGCGCCATCGAATCGCCCGCGAACTGGGCTACAAGAATTTTGTGCAAGTCGGCTACGCGCGAATGCGCCGCTCCGACTACACCCCCGACATGGTGGCCAATTTTCGGCGACAAGTGCGCGAAGTTATCGTGCCTCTCGCCTCCGAACTCTACGAGCGACAGCGCAAACGCCTCGGCATCGAAAAGCTGAAATACTACGACGAGGAATACAAATTCCCGTCCGGCAACCCCAAGCCGCTCGGCACACCCGACGAAATAGTGGCCAGCGCCGCCAAAATGTACCGCGAACTCAGCCCCGAGACCGACACTTTTTTCCAGTTCATGCAAAACACCCGGCTCATGGATTTGGTGAACCGCGACGGGAAAGCCACAGGCGGCTACTGCACCTACATGAGCAAGTTCGGCGCACCGTTTATCTTTTCCAATTTCAACGGCACCAGTGGCGACATTGACGTGCTCACGCACGAGGCCGGCCACGCCTTCCAAGTGTGGAGCAGCAGCGCCTTTCCCTTCGAGGAATATCACTGGCCTACCAACGACGCAGCCGAAATTCACTCCATGAGCATGGAGTTTTTCACTTGGCGCTGGATGCCCCTCTTTTTCGGCGACCAGACGGACAAATACTACTTCATGCACCTCAGCGGCGCCATCCAGTTTTTGCCCTACGGCGTGGCAGTGGACGAATTCCAGCATATCATTTACCAAAACCCCGGCATGACACCCAGCGAGCGCAACGCCGCATGGCGCGTGCTCGAAGAAACCTATCTCCCACACCGCGACTACGACGGCCACCCACACCTCGAAGCAGGTCGCCTGTGGCAAAAGCAAAGCCACATCTTCAACTCACCGTTCTACTACATTGACTACACGCTGGCACAAATCTGCGCCTTCCAATTCTGGATGAAAGACCGCCAAGACCACCAAGCAGCATGGAGCGATTATGTGCGGCTCTGCAAAGCAGGCGGCAGTCAGTCCTTCCTTCAGTTGGTGAAACTGGCGGGGTTGCGCTCGCCATTTGAAGACGGGTGCGTGGAAAGCATCGTGGGCGAGATACGGCGGTTTTTGGAAGGGGTGGACGATTCACGGTTTTGA